One Scomber scombrus chromosome 4, fScoSco1.1, whole genome shotgun sequence genomic region harbors:
- the fbxo4 gene encoding F-box only protein 4, with the protein MAGPIQQLSESTVIRSLRRFRDRYFPTSGKVNNDDDDNVGMDDEESQPCYLDSLPVDVHFLIMTFLSPADICRLGATSQYWRAMVRDPLLWRFFLLRDMPYWPSIDHLTMPQLELLDSPLVSENEILDDTEEEGDQRMESKLDYMAEYLKGCPSCRQKWLPSRPTYKVVTSFLQSLVPSSEPRYAMFGPGMEKLDVSLVTRLMRAPDVLPVSGTPHRQINGIGSGISYMFKNQHKFNILALYSTNRAERERARVEQQSISSKLFTFEGSDDSGYPVYSPAPHVQQVCQVVDGFIYVANAEPGREEGESEAAQIRAVLSSIWGSTSRPLLVLSCVSREETEGASTTSLHASASRNRTRCRTACVDMAKRLGLPQLANPWMVQDTVAESLSGLLDGISWLLRCSGVKL; encoded by the exons ATGGCAGGTCCGATCCAGCAGCTCAGTGAGTCTACCGTGATCCGCAGCCTCAGGCGGTTCAGGGACAGATATTTCCCAACCAGTGGTAAAGTTAAcaacgatgatgatgataatgtggGCATGGACGATGAAGAATCACAGCCTTGTTATTTGGACAGCTTACCG GTGGATGTTCACTTCCTGATTATGACCTTTCTGTCTCCTGCGGATATCTGCCGCCTTGGAGCAACCAGTCAGTACTGGAGGGCCATGGTTAGAGATCCATTGCTGTGGAGATTCTTCCTTCTCAGGGACATGCCCTACTGGCCCTCCATAGACCATTTGACCATGCCCCAACTGGAGCTGTTGGATTCACCACTAGTCAGCGAAAACGAGATCCTGGACGATACAGAAGAAGAGGGAGACCAAAGGATGGAATCAAAACTGGACTACATGGCGGA ATACCTGAAAGGATGCCCATCCTGCAGACAAAAATGGCTTCCTTCACGGCCGACATACAAGGTTGTGACCTCGTTCCTCCAGTCTCTGGTGCCCTCATCTGAGCCACGTTATGCCATGTTTGGCCCTGGCATGGAGAAGCTGGATGTCTCTTTAGTCACAAGGCTCATGCGTGCCCCAGATGTGCTTCCTGTCTCGGGCACTccacacagacagataaatg GAATTGGTTCGGGGATCAGTTACATGTTCAAGAACCAGCACAAATTCAATATCCTAGCTCTTTACTCAACCAATAG GGCTGAGAGGGAAAGGGCCAGAGTGGAGCAGCAGAGTATCAGCAGTAAGCTCTTCACTTTTGAAGGAAGCGATGACTCAGGTTACCCAGTCTACAGCCCTGCTCCTCATGTGCAACAAGTGTGCCAGGTGGTGGATGGTTTCATCTATGTGGCCAATGCAGAGCCTGGAAGAG AAGAGGGTGAGTCTGAGGCGGCTCAGATCCGCGCTGTGCTGAGCTCCATCTGGGGCTCTACATCCAGGCCTCTGCTGGTGCTGTCGTGTGTCTCCAGGGAAGAAACTGAAGGTGCCAGCACCACCAGCCTACATGCAAGTGCCAGCAGAAACAGGACTAGGTGTCGAACTGCCTGCGTTGACATGGCAAAGAGACTCGGTCTGCCCCAACTGGCTAATCCCTGGATG GTGCAGGACACAGTAGCAGAATCCTTGTCAGGACTTCTGGATGGCATTTCTTGGTTGCTGAGATGCTCTGGAGTCAAACTCTAG
- the rimoc1 gene encoding RAB7A-interacting MON1-CCZ1 complex subunit 1, translating into MADDYRRQGFELERRIFELDIKCSSLRAEKQDDDYLQNASAILDKLKSYYRQGGESSNLSKLLQDYTQVILDITFYEENKLVDQEFPEDCSPFKIQQLLQDLTEPEVMAGRLAPAQEVQSVLGLELLECLYWRRGALLYMYCHTLHQRKQWIKKNKDTFLKCIQEGVRYLMRMLQVRNSVKLNDGVVLHDPATASFLSEGIFSDTHLLTMMYIGEMCFWAVKYEDCSADTMERKEDRLQFRDIGTQILNKYVLACEGPLQGQGWNTENAKEILSILQ; encoded by the exons ATGGCCGACGACTACAGGCGACAAGGTTTCGAGTTGGAGAGAAGGATATTTGAGTTAGACATTAAGTGTTCTAGTCTCAGAGCCGAAAAACAAG ATGATGACTATTTACAGAATGCGTCTGCCATACTAGACAAGTTGAAAAGCTATTACAGACAAGGAGGAGAGAGTAGCAACCTTTCCAAGCTGCTTCAGGATTACACACAG GTGATACTAgacatcacattttatgaagAGAATAAACTAGTGGACCAGGAGTTCCCTGAGGACTGTTCCCCATTTAAAATCCAGCAGTTGCTGCAAGATCTTACTGAGCCAGAAGTTATGGCAGGGAGACTAGCACCAGCCCAAGAG GTGCAGTCTGTGTTGGGCCTGGAGCTGTTAGAGTGTCTGTACTGGAGACGTGGAGCTCTTCTGTACATGTACTGTCACACTCTTCATCAACGAAAACAATGGATCAAGAAGAACAAGGATACATTCCTTAAG TGTATTCAGGAAGGTGTGCGCTACCTGATGCGGATGCTGCAGGTGAGAAACTCTGTGAAGCTCAATGATGGAGTGGTGCTCCATGACCCTGCTACTGCAAGCTTCCTATCTGAAG gcatcttctcagacacacacttacTGACGATGATGTACATCGGGGAAATGTGCTTCTGGGCAGTTAAGTACGAGGACTGCAGTGCCGACACTATGGAACGTAAAGAAGATCGCCTCCAGTTTCGGGACATTGGCACACAGATCCTCAACAAATACGTGCTTGCCTGTGAGGGCCCTCTCCAGGGTCAGGGCTGGAACACAGAGAATGCCAAGGAAATCCTTAGTATTTTACAGTGA